A DNA window from Vidua macroura isolate BioBank_ID:100142 chromosome 28, ASM2450914v1, whole genome shotgun sequence contains the following coding sequences:
- the LOC128820111 gene encoding D(1) dopamine receptor-like, which translates to MDGFYPSAGGAGQEELSASSWAGQSHSPLSLRVVTAACLSLLILSTLLGNALVCVAVLRFPHLRSKVTNLFVVSLAVSDLLVAVLVMPWRAASDLLGFWPFGAFCDLWVAFDIMCCTASILHLCLISVERYWAIASPFRYQRRVTQRLAFLTIGVAWLLSLLISFIPVQLQWHKERELPGREQLGFNGSAEEGSCDSSLSRPYAISSSLISFYIPVAIMLGTYGRLFRIARRQLRGISSLERPAGHARSCPGSSDCPRETSLKNSLKKETKVLQTLSIIMGVFVCCWLPFFVLNCLVPFCDPERGDPGALPCVSGAVLSTFTWLGWANSALNPIIYAFNAEFRRAFSSLLGWGCLCRGSTVETVTFSNELVSFHPDTTDHRALQTLSPPQLLPHAVLQVENPEVALGRVSPGSSPPQDPLPECGTPVRLGRIPPLASSAFH; encoded by the coding sequence ATGGATGGGTTTTACCCCTcggcaggaggagctgggcaggaggagctcagtgccagcagctgggcaggacaAAGCCACTCGCCGCTGTCCCTGCGGGTGGTGACAGCCGCCTGCCtgtccctcctcatcctctccaCGCTGCTGGGGAATGCCCTGGTGTGCGTGGCCGTGCTCAGGTTCCCACACCTGCGCTCCAAGGTCACCAATCTCTTCGTGGTCTCCTTGGCCGTGTCCGACCTGCTGGTGGCCGTCCTGGTGAtgccctggagagctgccagcgACCTGCTGGGCTTCTGGCCCTTCGGGGCTTTCTGTGACCTCTGGGTGGCTTTTGACATCATGTGCTGCACGGCCTCCATCCTCCACCTGTGCCTCATCAGCGTCGAGCGCTACTGGGCCATCGCCAGCCCCTTCCGCTACCAGAGGAGGGTGACACAGCGCCTGGCCTTCCTCACCATCGGCGTGGCTtggctgctgtccctcctcATCTCCTTCATCCCCgtgcagctgcagtggcacaAGGAGCGGGAGCTGCCCGGCCGAGAGCAGCTGGGGTTTAACGGCTCTGCGGAGGAGGGGAGCTGTGATTCCAGCCTCAGCAGGCCCTACGCCATCTCCTCGTCCCTCATCAGCTTCTACATCCCCGTTGCCATCATGCTGGGCACCTACGGCCGCCTCTTCCGCATCGCCCGGCGCCAGCTCCGCGGGATCTCCTCCCTGGAGAGACCGGCGGGGCACGCCCGGAGCTGCCCGGGCAGCAGCGACTGCCCTCGGGAAACCTCCCTGAAAAACTCCCTCAAGAAGGAGACCAAGGTGCTCCAGACGCTCTCCATCATCATGGGCGTCTTcgtgtgctgctggctgcccttcTTCGTGCTCAACTGCCTGGTGCCCTTCTGTGACCCTGAGCGGGGCGACCCGGGAGCGCTGCCGTGCGTCAGCGGGGCCGTGCTCAGCACCTtcacctggctgggctgggccaaCTCCGCCCTCAACCCCATCATCTACGCCTTCAACGCCGAATTCCGCCGGGctttctcctccctgctgggctggggctgcctctgccGCGGCAGCACCGTGGAGACGGTGACCTTCAGCAACGAGCTGGTGTCCTTCCACCCCGACACCACCGACCACAGGGCGCtgcagaccctcagccccccccagctgctgccccacgCTGTGCTGCAGGTGGAAAACCCCGAGGTGGCCTTGGGGAGGGTTTCTCCGGGCTCCTCCCCGCCTCAGGACCCCCTTCCTGAGTGTGGAACCCCCGTCCGGCTGGGGAGGATCCCCCCCCTCGCCAGCAGCGCCTTCCATTGA